The genomic region CTTACAGGAACGCAGGATCAAGCCTGTTGGGAGTAATAATGAGATCGAAGTAGATATTAGGGTGGTTACCGCAACTAATGAGGACCTGTCTGAAGCTGTCAGGGAAGGAGAGTTTAGAGAAGATCTGTATCACAGGCTGAATGAATTTTCAATAAAAGTGCCTGCTTTAAGGGAAAGAAAAGAAGATCTTATGCTATTTGCCAACCAGTTCCTGGATGAGGCGAATGCAGATCTTGAAAAAAATATTGTTGGTTTTACAGATGAGGCCATACACGCCTTCAAAAACTATAACTGGCCGGGGAACCTTAGAGAGCTAAAGAATATGGTCAAAAGAGCTGTGTTGCTTACCAAGGATGATCTCATTCCGCTTAAGGTACTTCCTCACGAGATCGCGACTTCCAGTCGTACCAATGAGAATGACTACGGATTATTCAAAAATAAGAATGAGGAGCAGTTGATCCTTGATGCTTTAGAAAAGACCGGAGGAAATAAAAGTAAGGCGGCTAGAATGCTGTCTATAGATCGTAAGACCCTTTACAATAAACTGAAGCAATACGGGATTAAACTGTAATTTTAGTATCCAGACCGGCCATTAATTCCTTGAATTTTTTCTCGAAATGATCAAATTCCGGTTTGCTGACTTCATCCCAGGATTCCAGTTTCATGAGAATGGCTATAACTTCATTCGCCTTCATTTGTCGTAACATGGGCAGCATGCGGTGAGCAAGTTTCCCCATTTTATCGGTATCTTTTTCCTTATAAGCCGTCTTTAAATCCTGCATACTTTGCTGGGCTCCATCAAGAAAAGCCTGTATGATGGTTTGCATGGCGTCTTCATCCCTTCCTGAAAATTCATAAATATCGGTTAGATCGTAATTGTCTGACCTTAGCCTGTCATTATCGATAGCTGCAGTAATCTCTTCTTCTTTATAATTTAATTGTAAGAGTTCGGCGATATTCTGCTTTAATTCTGTTGGCTTATATGGCTTAAGGAGTTTATTGTTGAAACCAACTTCGGTATAAACTTCTTTTTCGATATCGGTTCTGCCTGAAAGCGCGATGACTGGCAGGTCTTTAAATTTTTCGTTTGAACGTATAGTGGTGATGAGGTCAAAACCATCAAGAATTGGCATCTGGATATCAGTAAGAACAATATCGTAATCGCCGGCATGAAGTTTTTCCAGGCCTATCTTTCCGTTTTCAGCAGTGTCTATTTCAAATCCCATAGACTGGGCCAATTCAACCGTTAATGATAACTGTCCGGGCTCATCGTCTATTACCAGGGCTTTCATTCCAGATGCGTCAATATTCGCGGTTTCGGCATCTTCCAGCTCGGTTTTAGCTCTTTCCGGCTCCTCTCTGGTTTCTGAAAGTTTTATTACAGGGATCAAAATCGTAAATTCACTACCCTTGCCCTGAACACTTTCAAGTTTGATCTCTCCATCCAGTAATTGGGTAAGCCTTTTCGTAATGGCCAGTCCAAGGCCTGAGCCTCCAAATCTTTTTTCAATGCTGCTATTTTCCTGGGAGAATTCTTCAAATATATTCTCCTGCATCTCTTTCGAGATCCCAATCCCAGAATCCTTAACCCTGATCTCCAGAATATGATTTTCACCTGTTGATTTTTTGAGCTCAGCAGCAATAACGATTTTACCTTTTTCAGTGAATTTCCAGGCGTTGGAGATGAGATTTGCGAGGATCTGTTTTATTCTGAAAGGGTCGCTCTGGATCTGTACGTTAGTGCCTTCTGAAACTTCTATCACGATCTCTACATCCTTTTTCTTTTCA from Gramella sp. MT6 harbors:
- a CDS encoding ATP-binding protein; this translates as MFSAKRSITAKVVTGYVIVAILAALAVWYVYNQVISYSEIAQSNTENNRQLILVSEITTDLNESENTSRRLIQTGKEEDLDLYNSQIDSIEFKLRELEQTYEEIDLENEVDSISKLLDQKTQNLKELVALRDSDRNTNYYSRVLNELKKIDESFADDDYEQRFANLEPHQRRVLIRLLEYAKEDNAQELTNQRLDSLVSSVKKVLSELEMANRQFRNEVNQKENELLNNDMILNQQLQSLLAGLEQKERENTVQRAETFQNMLNKTSNIIIIGSCIILLTILYFIINIIGDITRSQRYRVQLEEAKDFAESLLASREQFMAAITHDLRSPLTTVMGYTDLIQKTDLSEKQKHYLTQIKKSSEFILRLVNDLLDLSKLEAGKMLIENLSFNPKKLIHDTVNNIIPAEKKKDVEIVIEVSEGTNVQIQSDPFRIKQILANLISNAWKFTEKGKIVIAAELKKSTGENHILEIRVKDSGIGISKEMQENIFEEFSQENSSIEKRFGGSGLGLAITKRLTQLLDGEIKLESVQGKGSEFTILIPVIKLSETREEPERAKTELEDAETANIDASGMKALVIDDEPGQLSLTVELAQSMGFEIDTAENGKIGLEKLHAGDYDIVLTDIQMPILDGFDLITTIRSNEKFKDLPVIALSGRTDIEKEVYTEVGFNNKLLKPYKPTELKQNIAELLQLNYKEEEITAAIDNDRLRSDNYDLTDIYEFSGRDEDAMQTIIQAFLDGAQQSMQDLKTAYKEKDTDKMGKLAHRMLPMLRQMKANEVIAILMKLESWDEVSKPEFDHFEKKFKELMAGLDTKITV